One Mycolicibacterium parafortuitum DNA segment encodes these proteins:
- the clpS gene encoding ATP-dependent Clp protease adapter ClpS, giving the protein MVTPAKAQPGTREDRDVSEDAASDAPWVTIVWDDPVNLMTYVTYVLQKLFGYSEPHATKLMLQVHNEGKAVVSAGSRESMERDVSRLHAAGLWATLQQDR; this is encoded by the coding sequence ATGGTGACGCCGGCGAAGGCCCAACCGGGGACTCGCGAAGACCGTGATGTCAGTGAGGACGCCGCCAGCGACGCACCATGGGTGACCATCGTCTGGGACGACCCGGTCAACCTGATGACCTACGTGACCTACGTGCTGCAGAAGCTCTTCGGTTACTCCGAGCCGCATGCGACGAAGTTGATGTTGCAGGTGCACAACGAGGGCAAGGCGGTGGTCTCGGCGGGCAGCCGGGAATCCATGGAAAGAGATGTATCCAGGCTCCACGCCGCAGGGCTGTGGGCGACGCTGCAACAGGACCGTTGA
- a CDS encoding oxidative stress transcriptional regulator AosR, translated as MRKWKRVDGPGGPRFRSALAPHEAELLSSLVTSILGMLDDREASAPLDELAEITGMRTGNSVPPQDDTMKRLLPDFYRPATQHPAGSAAAESLNSALRSLHEPEILDAKREAAQRVLDTVPAGGGRFELSEDEAQAWVAAVNDVRLALGTMLQIGPDGPDRLPSEHPLAGHLDVYQWLTVLQEYLVVSLMGSR; from the coding sequence GTGCGTAAATGGAAGCGGGTCGATGGTCCCGGCGGGCCCCGGTTTCGGTCGGCGCTGGCCCCTCACGAGGCCGAGCTGCTGAGCAGCCTGGTCACCTCGATACTCGGGATGCTCGACGACCGGGAAGCGTCCGCACCGCTCGACGAACTCGCCGAGATCACCGGCATGCGGACCGGCAATTCTGTTCCGCCGCAAGACGATACGATGAAGCGCCTGCTTCCGGACTTCTATCGGCCCGCGACCCAGCACCCGGCCGGTTCGGCTGCCGCCGAAAGCCTGAACAGCGCGCTGCGCAGCCTGCACGAGCCCGAGATCCTGGACGCGAAACGGGAAGCGGCGCAACGTGTGCTGGACACCGTTCCCGCCGGCGGCGGGCGGTTCGAGCTTTCCGAGGACGAGGCCCAGGCCTGGGTCGCCGCCGTCAACGACGTCCGGCTGGCGTTGGGCACGATGCTGCAGATCGGGCCGGACGGCCCCGACCGGCTGCCGAGCGAGCATCCGCTGGCCGGCCACCTGGACGTCTACCAGTGGTTGACGGTGTTGCAGGAGTACCTGGTGGTGTCGCTGATGGGGTCCCGATGA
- a CDS encoding P1 family peptidase, translated as MSGSISDVGGILVGHHHAIDADATLGSGWATGTTVVLTPPGTVGAVDGRGGAPGTRETDLLDPANSVRHVDGVVLTGGSAFGLAAADGVMAFLEEQGRGVAIENGVVPIVPAAVIFDLPVGGWQCRPDADYGYRAAQSASTDVGIGTVGAGAGARAGVLKGGVGTASVTLDSGVTVGALVVVNSAGDVIDPETGLPWLASHVEEFGLVAPPADERGAYADRHRELSPLNTTIAVVATDAALSKAACRRVAVAAQDGLARTINPCHTPLDGDTVFALSTGAVEVNPDPTTPASMTPELPLMTAVGAAAAEVLARAVLIGVLAAESVAGIPTYRELLPGAFE; from the coding sequence ATGAGCGGATCGATCAGCGACGTGGGTGGCATCCTCGTCGGCCATCATCACGCGATCGACGCCGACGCGACGCTCGGCTCGGGCTGGGCCACCGGGACCACCGTCGTGCTGACACCCCCGGGAACCGTCGGCGCGGTCGACGGCCGCGGCGGTGCCCCCGGCACCCGCGAGACCGACCTGCTGGATCCGGCGAACTCCGTGCGCCATGTCGACGGCGTCGTCCTCACCGGCGGCAGTGCCTTCGGGCTGGCGGCCGCCGACGGCGTGATGGCGTTCCTCGAAGAACAGGGGCGCGGCGTCGCGATCGAGAATGGCGTGGTGCCGATCGTGCCCGCCGCGGTCATCTTCGATCTGCCGGTCGGTGGCTGGCAGTGTCGCCCGGACGCCGACTACGGCTACCGGGCCGCGCAGTCGGCGAGCACCGATGTGGGCATCGGCACAGTCGGCGCCGGGGCGGGGGCGCGCGCCGGCGTGCTCAAAGGTGGTGTCGGCACGGCGTCGGTGACGCTGGACTCCGGGGTGACCGTCGGGGCGCTCGTGGTCGTCAACTCTGCGGGCGACGTCATCGACCCGGAGACGGGGCTGCCGTGGCTGGCGTCGCACGTCGAGGAGTTCGGGCTGGTGGCCCCGCCCGCGGACGAACGCGGCGCGTACGCCGACCGGCACCGCGAGCTCAGCCCGCTGAACACCACGATCGCGGTGGTCGCCACCGACGCCGCACTCAGCAAGGCCGCCTGCCGGAGGGTGGCCGTCGCCGCCCAGGACGGTCTGGCCCGCACCATCAATCCGTGCCATACGCCGCTGGACGGCGACACGGTGTTCGCGCTGTCGACCGGGGCCGTCGAGGTGAACCCGGACCCCACCACCCCGGCGTCGATGACCCCGGAACTGCCGCTGATGACCGCTGTCGGCGCGGCCGCGGCGGAGGTGTTGGCACGCGCGGTCCTGATCGGAGTGCTGGCCGCCGAGAGCGTCGCCGGAATACCGACATACCGTGAACTGTTGCCCGGAGCGTTTGAGTGA